The following coding sequences lie in one Saccopteryx bilineata isolate mSacBil1 chromosome X, mSacBil1_pri_phased_curated, whole genome shotgun sequence genomic window:
- the LOC136317693 gene encoding LOW QUALITY PROTEIN: toll-like receptor 13 (The sequence of the model RefSeq protein was modified relative to this genomic sequence to represent the inferred CDS: inserted 2 bases in 2 codons; substituted 1 base at 1 genomic stop codon), giving the protein MGSKNLPPPQELWFVLIVFSLLSLAETYGFSKCTQYELDIHHVFCIQKKITNLTNAIDDIPGYTTHLNLTQNQIQVLPFYCFTNLSALVDLRLEWNSIWKIDERAFWGLANLTLLNLVENKLQSVNNSFEGLSNLETLLLSHNQNTSIHKNAFXPLYKLKHLSLSRNLISNFSXILKAVQHLPCLEYLNLTNNFITFLDRIPRSSVSLTQLSLWKNNLIELNFSALSLPNLTTLNVSQNSHGVIQNVALETLPHLKSLNLSGTLMKLEMLPAKHLQNLREMDLSDQEFRGGHLNLTSMCHLLRHLPMLEVLVFRKKATVAEDIKHLVNCTRLLSLDLSQNYDLVYLNDSEFNAMPSLQRLNLNNCQLAFVTNETWSALQNLTALDLSHNRFTSFPNFAFSSLRYLQSLFLSRNPITVLNDMAFYGLXSLKELNLAGCWIVEIDKNFFAQFPNLESLELGDNNIWTLKRRTFQFPGIEFYEFFINFGY; this is encoded by the exons ATGGGGTCAAAGAACCTCCCGCCTCCTCAGGAGCTCTGGTTcgttttaattgtattttctctGCTGTCTTTGGCAGAGACATACGGATTTAGTAAATGCACACAGTATGAATTGGACATTCACCATGTTTTCTGTATTCAGAAGAAGATCACCAACTTGACAAATGCCATTGAtgacattcctggatacactacTCACCTCAATCTGACACAAAACCAAATTCAGGTCCTTCCTTTCTATTGCTTCACTAATCTGTCAGCTCTGGTGGACTTGAGACTGGAGTGGAATTCTATTTGGAAGATTGATGAGAGAGCCTTCTGGGGACTTGCAAATCTGACCCTTTTGAACTTAGTAGAAAATAAGCTTCAAAGTGTGAACAACTCTTTTGAGGGCCTGTCCAACTTGGAGACTTTGCTACTGAGccataatcaaaataccagcaTTCACAAAAATGCCT GCCCTCTTTACAAGTTGAAACACTTAAGCTTATCTAGAAACCTTATTTCCAATTTTT GTATTCTTAAAGCAGTCCAGCATCTTCCATGCTTGGAATATCTTAATCTTACTAACAACTTCATCACCTTCTTGGACCGTATCCCCAGGTCATCAGTCTCATTGACCCAGCTCAGCCTTTGGAAGAACAACCTAATAGAATTAAATTTCTCTGCTTTGTCACTGCCTAATCTGACCACTCTAAATGTCTCTCAGAATAGCCATGGAGTCATCCAGAATGTGGCTTTGGAAACTTTGCCTCACCTGAAGAGCTTGAATCTGAGTGGAACACTGATGAAACTGGAGATGCTTCCAGCCAAACACCTACAGAATCTAAGGGAAATGGACCTTAGTGACCAGGAGTTTAGAGGTGGTCATTTAAACTTGACCAGCATGTGTCACCTCCTCAGACATTTGCCCATGTTAGAGGTTTTAGTTTTTAGGAAAAAAGCCACTGTTGCAGAGGACATAAAGCATCTTGTCAACTGTACCAGACTTTTGTCTCTTGACCTGAGTCAAAACTATGATCTGGTTTACCTCAATGACAGTGAGTTCAATGCTATGCCCAGCCTCCAAAGGCTGAATTTAAATAACTgccaactgg CCTTTGTCACCAACGAGACCTGGAGTGCCCTCCAGAACTTGACAGCCCTAGATCTGAGCCACAACAGGTTTACAAGTTTTCCAAATTTTGCATTTTCATCCTTGAGGTACCTacaatctctcttcctctctagaaATCCCATCACAGTACTCAATGACATGGCCTTCTATGGGCTGTAGTCTTTGAAGGAGCTCAACTTGGCAGGGTGCTGGATAGTGGAAATTGACAAAAACTTCTTTGCTCAATTTCCAAATTTAGAGAGTTTAGAACTTGGAGACAACAATATTTGGACTCTAAAACGCAGAACCTTTCAGTTTCCTGGTATagagttttacgagttctttataaattttggttattaa